The genome window GTGGTTTTCTTCCTCTGAGCAACTAGATTTAGAAAGTAATGCCAGCTCCACTTAAATTTTGACCTACTTTAATTCCTTATCAGTGGCACCTTAACCTGGAATATTCAAAGTAATCCAGTTACTTTGGCCACCAAATTAAGTCACCGTTACATTCCTAAAGTGATTTATCTAGGATACACTGGAGTAGCCTATACTTGTTATATAGTATTGtgcaaacttatttttttcccaatatttcttgtatttttccaaaGCCCTGTTTCTCAGGACTTTGATCATTAAATATGTCTACATTAAGGTCCCAAATGCCCATGTCTGTTATGAGAACATGTGGGATAAATCCATTCTCTTTAATGTGACAAGCTACATTCTAAAAATGACCCCAAACCTGCTATATTGGGACAGGTTGCAAGGTGCTATCTAAAGATCTGAGGGACATTCAGGGGATAGACCTCAGAcagggatttaaaaattttttacattttcaagagAAACGTTCTGGGAAGGGAAAAAGTGTTCTATAATCTAGGGCATGTTCAAGAGCCCTTGCTCTCATAGCCAAATGTATGAAAACAGTGTTCTTTAAAGAAATACAGGTCTATGAGCCAAGACAAGCTTTGGCTAAATGATGGGTAGCTTTTGTTTGGCTCTGGAGGTTTCCATGGAAACAGCCTGAGAGACAGAAAAGGCAGCATTATCATTATCTGTAATGCCATCTGATAAAACTGCACATCGATTCATTCATGCTATTGAGAGCAGATGTATTACTTCTGATAAGCCTTCACAAAGGAGAAAGGAGTTCTATCTGGTCACACTTCGAATTTCCTGCCTTCctccatttgaaattaaaatcctGATAAAAACCTGTCCCAAACATTTCTCTCAGGAACCTCTGTTCAAGTAATGCTTCAGTAATCAGAAGCCAAATGAAGAAACGTGAAGCACATGGAGCTCCACTGCCAAGTTCTTAAAATTATATGACGCCAAGCTTACTGTAGCTGAAGAAATTATTCTGAAGAGTATGTACAATTCCATTATATCAGATCTCAGCCAGGCAAGAAATACTGTCCTAAGTGTTTATTATACACAGTTGAATCAGGTGGCATCCCTCataatttttctccctctttatgTCTAGAtcatctgtatgtgtgtgtatatatatccatctGTATTAgtatctatatatttaatatagtaaCATACACCACACACCATTATCTAATCTTATTTCAGGTTAGTGCTTCTCGGAAAGGCTGCAAAAGCAGCCCTAGCTCAAAATTCTACACCTgaagtacacaaaaataaaaacctcaacaataaaatataaacaagatgaacAAGATAAAGGCATGCAACCTTTAGCACCATATTAAAGACCACGGAGGGCAAGAGTGTTGACAGAGGTCTGAAGAGGAATTCAGCTGTGGGTTTTCTCCTGGAATGGGATCCCAAACACAGAACTATCTCATAGAGTCCAGTACTTTTATTAAACAGGGAAAGCCTGAGAAATTCTATGAACAGAAATGTCAAAATCCATTAATTTACCAGACACAGATGATTTGACATTGTTTCTTATTCTAAAAACAATGAAGACGTTATTCTTTAGGAACGAACTGTTCACTTTTGGAGAACAGTTGGGAAATCACTGCCGGCTCAATGAGCTAAATGATGCCTCAGTAAGTTAAAAAGACATGATACACCCCCACAAGTTCCAATTTACTCATGGAAAGTAGCTTACTAATGAGCAGTTAGCTCCCCGGTATCTGTATAACGATACAGACATGGGCTACACTGGAGACATTCAACCTAGCATATACAACTGTATGCTCCACCAGCAAGACATCTGAAAAACACCCACACCTCTATGCATAGCATTGGTGTGGGAATCCAAATCACAAAGTTTCAGCTTGGTCCTTTCCATAAAAAGGGACTCAAAGTCTAGGGAAGCGTTTATTCAGAAATGGGCTGAAGATTCTTTTGGTTTAAAGGTGGCAGGTAAGAAGTTAGAGGGCCAGAAAAGTCTTTAGATATCATCCAGTGCAAATCCCTCATCTTGttagtgggaaaactgaggcctaaaGATAAGTGTCAGCCCTAACAATGGAAGAACCATGACCAGAAGAGAAGCCATGTAATTCTGGGTGTGGTACTTTCCCCATTAGGCTGATGTCTCAGGCCCCTTTAAATCTCAACATGTGTCATTTAATCAAGCTCACGATAAATGACTGAGAAAGATCAGATAGGGAAAACACTgaatttttagaaagattttgGTAACAATTCATGTCCTGATGTGCTTAATATGAGCAAGGGGAAAGTCCTACTTATCTTTTGGTAAAAATGTTATTTCCTGCATGAAACAGGTTCCTTTTCTGAGAGCCATTTTTGTAGGTACTGGGGTAGCTCACAGCTGGCAGCTTTCATATGCCCCATCTTTGTAGTTAGAGTTCAATTCAGCAGATCCTGTATCATCAGGCGGGCTGAAATGATTGCTGTCTTGAGAATCTGTATCAATACTTTTGGTCTCTGACTGAAGGTGGACAGAAACCTGAACTGCTATCTCCTGGCCTTGTTCACTCAGGGAACCATCATCCGAATCTCCTCCTGGTGAATTACTCCGGCCCATCTCTGGGTTAATGACAAAGATGCCATCCTGAGCATTCAAGGCAGGTCTCTCTTTAATTCTTTCTCCCATGTCATCAGGGTCATCCACTCGCACAGCCTCAAACATCTCCTCTACAAAGGCCCGACAGTTTAGAATAAGAGGTGGCAGAGGGACGCTTCTTGCCAGTTCTTCAATATAACGAGCAAACTCCATGGTTttaaactgtgtgactttggcgaGCTCCAGAGTCTTGGCTGAGGTGATGATGGGGATGCGTTTTGCGATCTCAAAGGCCTTCTGAAGTTTCTCTGCCCCTTCAGTTCGGAAGAATTCATTGATGGCTTTCTCAGTTTTACGAAGATGGCTGCTCATCATGCACAGCCGTGTGACATTCAAGATGAGAGTGATTGTAAAGGCAATCAGGCAAACCACCATGTAGTAGACACTCATGTCTCCCGAGGTGAAGATAACACGCAGGGTGACCGAGTAGGAGGCACGGATCGGAGACGTGATAAAACATGTATAGAGCCCACGGTCAGCAAAGGCTATGTTCGTGATATTCAGGAAGTTATCAGAAACCAACCATTTTCCACCTGATAacccaacagaaataaaaaattacagcaTAAAGAACACTATTGCTAAATATGCCAACTGCCTTATCAATATTCCACCTCTTCATGAGAGTACTTTAAATCAACTCTTCTATTAGGCTCTGCTATTTCCTTAAAAGATGTAAGAAAGGGCAGACTTTTTATGTTCAGAGTCAGAATTTAAACAGCCTGGGACTTAAAAAAGGGAATCAAGATCTTCCTGACACTAATGATTATCATAACTACCTTTTCACTGCCAGATGTAAGAAGCCTTTCAGGGAGACAGGTGTGTCGACATAATGCTAAATGactaaacttaaaaagaaatatttacgtgtgtgtgtgtgtctatatcaCAGTCTCTACCTAGACTTTCTCATAAATAGAAGGATGTGCctcagaaatataaaacaatggtTATTTATAATGGGTTATGAGtaatttttacttccttttaaacTGTTTACTTTCAATAATGAACTTATCTATTTGAgacaaaaactatttttaaaaaaccctaccAATTTAATGCATTTCTTCAATTACTAAGTGGCTAATCTGGCATGCCTTGCACATGTTAATTTGTCTTGTTAGAAAAGGTTGGTTGATGATAGTATCTTGTTTTTCTGGCAGGAGTAAATGAAGCACAAGCCAAAAGATATGTTTCACAAGCGAGGCTAAATGACCAgcttgggagagagaaaaaagttgCCCTTAAGATGCCTAGGCTTGTTTTAAACCTAAAACATGCTGCCTCTCTTCCATACGTGAAGGTATCTTCATTCAGGGAACGCGTATACAAAAGCACATGAGTATGAAAAACAAAGCACACTGACCACCCACCGTGATTCAACATCCTTTAataacttggaaaagaaaaaccaacttGGCTCTGCCTGCACAATTCTCACCTTTGTGGTAAGTTCTCAGTGTACTCTGTGCTTTAACTATGAAAGCCATTCAAAGATGGGATAGATGTGCGGTGTAGGTATGAGTCCCAATGCCTAGAGGTGGTGTCCCAGAGGAGGCTGGGTGACTGCTTGTTAAGCACCATTTCAAGGTCTAATCTTCCAGATCTCTTTCATCCCTGAGATTCTGTGGTTCAGGAGTATTTGGGTGGCACATCAATTAGTAAGTACTGTGGATTGTGCCCATTCTTATCATCATCAAAATTTATCTAAATTCTAGTTATATTTTTACTAaagtaaaaagaggaaaacatgtaGTTATGAATAGagtcattattttataaacttcTGTTCTATAAACTTGGAGCTATGAAAAGGATACCCTGTGAATCCACGGTATGATGAACTACATAGACTCCATTCATCAACCACTATAACCACAATCTGAACTCTCTAGCTCACTTGCTGATAATAGCTCAAGATTTATGAACCTTATACTAGACTAATATGCTCTTTAAACTCTTCTCAGTTGAGATTCATACAGTTTAATATAATTGTCCAGAGCTGCTGCTGAAAGCATCAATGACAGATGTTAGTGGTTTTCAAAGTAAGggcaaaataggaaaataaaactatcattccACTTGGCTGGTCTTATCCTGACCGAAGCTTTGTCTATACAGTCAGTCCGTAATAATCATATTGATTAACCCACATCTTAAATGGGTTTGTTAGGACCCTAGAGCCAAACGAGGTAAGAGTCTAGTTCAGTGGATCCAAAGAGGGAACCCCAAATCATGTTCAAAATACCActctagagattctgatttctgGGCACCACtgtagagattctgatttaataggTCTATATTCTTAAGAAGCTCTGTTCTTTTTAACATTCAAACTCTTCAATCCCTTGGTGGCCAGTTACTCAGTTTCCAGAAGGTTAAAATGTTTAGCATATACTTTAGAAGGAAGCACCAtctgtctccttttctgttttccactCTAATATGAATAGCCAAATAGCCTTATATTCCAAGAGATTAGACTACCTTTCTAGCAAAAAATATAAAGGGGCCTTTTCCGAAAAGTGTAGCTTGTGAGGATCCCAGAATTTAATCTTTATCCCATTGATATTTCATGGAGATTTCTTCCTAAGGTGTTTTAACACAGTAGTcttcaaaaaaaataatctttctaaCAGAACACTAATTAAAGGAAATAGTATTCTGATTAAGATGTGTTTACGGTTTCATAAACAGCATAATCAAATAAAAACCTGTCAAAAAGTAGACCTTGGTCACATTATTATGAtgtttgtgtgattttttaagactgacagacaaaaaaaaaatacaagggaaaCTCTCCTGTTTTCAAGTAAATTAAGGTATAGAATAGAAAGGGCTTATAGAGTTCCTCCTCAGTGCCCTTCTGATTCCGAGGGACTTAAAGTTTTATGCACAGATctttataactatttttaaaaacatcctgGATTTTCTCCAACATTTTTAGTAACTCATTTCtgagcaaaacatttttatttatgacTCTAAGTCTAACCCAAATCCTTCTTGCTGTATTCACACAGGGCCAGCACTCTGTACTACTCACATTACAGTCTAGGTGAATGGcgcccctggagttgtgcagcgTGTAGCCTGCACAGCTGTATGCAGCAACCCTGATGGAGTCTACCTTGAATGAAGAAGGAAACCAGCTCACCAAGAGGAGAGAAAATAGCTCACCATCATTATGTGAACAccttttaaatttataactattctctatttattttcttctggttaAGTAATTaccattattttgctttttctgataGGTATAATACTCCAGGCCTTCCAAAGTTTTAACTATTTACTGTAGTACCTCATCTTAGAGATTTCTTGTTGAATATGCCttaaaaccaggaagaaagaagtaATAGGAAATGAGTAACCTTGATTAATTATACTCTGGCATAGTTACCTCTGCCTCTGTTATCCAGCTGCTGTCCTTTTGAGTTGTACCAATAGACACCTTCATAGTGGTCGACTGTGAGAAGACACTCAATTGAAACACTAGTTCCCTCTCTGGCTATGATGACATCATCACCTGAGTGGGAATCTGCTGAGAGTTCAAAACTTGGGAGAAATGATGCATTGGAAGAACTATGATTTGCTCCCAGAGGGGTCATCTGGTTGAAGCCTACATCTTCCAAAGCAAAAGCAGCTGGCACAGTAACACTCACAACTAAAGTGAATAAACAACAATGTGGCTTCAtgggaaaatgggagaaaatcttgTTTAGAGTTGGAGAACTGAAAAGCTTCTATATTATAACAAGAGCACGGTGGGTCATTGATTGCTTGGTATTggagttttcaaaaaaaatggTAGATCCAGGTATATTTTGAAGTCTTCAAGATTAAAAGAGATGAGTGGAGACCAACCTAAAAGAAAGCCAGATATAAAGTTTAACCAGGAAAGACTCATAACGGGGTGAAACTCTATGtcctaaaaataaacagatgtgaAACTGATTAGAATAATTGGCATCAACATTAGGGAGTGAAACAGAGAGAACACCACCTAAAAATCCCAACGGAATCGGTTGAAAGAGCACTGAATTGGGAAACGGCAGACCTAGATTCTGGTATTAGCTTTGCTACTAACTAGCTGTAGGTCCTTGGCAAGTAGCTGGGCTTGTTCTCTCATGTGTCAAATGAGGGATTGGATAAGACAATCTCTAAGGGCCCTTCTAGTTCTGAAATGCTGTGATTCTATTTCACTCTGACAAACTCCAAGCAACAGGGAGCCAATGAAGGTTAAAATATTTAGCTTAATGATCTTTTATTCCACCTGTACCATTACCAAATGCTGTTATATCAATAATTTAAATCAACTGGTACATTATAATCATAACCATGGAGCTCAAAATTTGAGTAATTCAAGTATACAGACATATAAGATATAAATAATACAGGGCTACCTgaagtagtttttttgttttaacatcagAAAGAAAACTGCACTACTACATGTACATAAATAGTTACTGACTTCTGAGGCTATAGAACCTCCCTCTTGGGCAAGAATGTTAGACAAAAgaattttcctttaataatttcTTCAATATCAAGAAACAAAATTCAGTATATTTAAGTTTGTAAGAATACCAGATTTCTAGCTCAAAGTCTATAAAATTAGCTAAGGGAGGAACTGACACCTTAAATGTCTAGTTGGTAGAAATACAGATGTAAACTACAGGGAAAGATTGTCAGACACATttaaaagaagagtaaaatatcataaataaaagcaaaatgatatCCCAGTCTAAGAATCTATGTGATTATGATGAACTTCCTGGTAATTTGATTCCTCTTTTAAAATcagactcttttaaaaaaaacttagttatttaatttatttatttttggctgcgttgggtctttgttgctgcacgcgggctttctctagttgcggtgagtgggggctactctccgttgcagtgcacggcttcagtagttgtggcacgtgggctcagtagttgtgtctcatgggctccagagcgcaggctcagtagttgtggtacacgggctt of Delphinus delphis chromosome 3, mDelDel1.2, whole genome shotgun sequence contains these proteins:
- the MFAP3 gene encoding microfibril-associated glycoprotein 3 isoform X1, producing MKPHCCLFTLVVSVTVPAAFALEDVGFNQMTPLGANHSSSNASFLPSFELSADSHSGDDVIIAREGTSVSIECLLTVDHYEGVYWYNSKGQQLDNRGRGGKWLVSDNFLNITNIAFADRGLYTCFITSPIRASYSVTLRVIFTSGDMSVYYMVVCLIAFTITLILNVTRLCMMSSHLRKTEKAINEFFRTEGAEKLQKAFEIAKRIPIITSAKTLELAKVTQFKTMEFARYIEELARSVPLPPLILNCRAFVEEMFEAVRVDDPDDMGERIKERPALNAQDGIFVINPEMGRSNSPGGDSDDGSLSEQGQEIAVQVSVHLQSETKSIDTDSQDSNHFSPPDDTGSAELNSNYKDGAYESCQL
- the MFAP3 gene encoding microfibril-associated glycoprotein 3 isoform X2, which codes for MSVYYMVVCLIAFTITLILNVTRLCMMSSHLRKTEKAINEFFRTEGAEKLQKAFEIAKRIPIITSAKTLELAKVTQFKTMEFARYIEELARSVPLPPLILNCRAFVEEMFEAVRVDDPDDMGERIKERPALNAQDGIFVINPEMGRSNSPGGDSDDGSLSEQGQEIAVQVSVHLQSETKSIDTDSQDSNHFSPPDDTGSAELNSNYKDGAYESCQL